A portion of the Limanda limanda chromosome 3, fLimLim1.1, whole genome shotgun sequence genome contains these proteins:
- the LOC132998043 gene encoding src substrate cortactin-like — translation MWKASAGQTVSVPLDDGGDDWETDPDFENDVSEKEQRWGAKTVAGSGHQEHINIHQLRETVSTEHTSLKQKEQDTGPKASHGYGGKFGVQQDRMDKSAVGHDYQSKLSTHCSQTDTSKGFGGKFGVLDDRVDKSAVGFEYAGKTEKHASQKDYSTGFGGRYGVQSDRVDQSAMGFDYQGKTEKHESQKDYTKGFGGKFGIETDKVDKSAMGFEYQGKTEKHESQKDYVKGFGGKFGVQTDRQDKSALGWDHQEKLQLHESQKDYSKGFGGKFGVQNDRMDKSAGTFEDVEKPTSSYQKTKPVEAVGSGTGSIKARFENIAKQKEEEDRKRTEEERARRQATEKQEQEEARRQVRETPKAPSPAPAASPSPAPSPTPPVQPSPSPTPSPTPPKKEEQLYQEEAQEEELYLTADDSKPAETHQYESSEDVGVTAVALYDYQAAGEDEISFDPDDIITNIEMIDEGWWRGVCRGSYGLFPANYVEVRQ, via the exons ATGTGGAAGGCCTCAGCAGGACAGACGGTCAGCGTGCCGCTGGACGACGGAGGAGACGACTGGGAGACCGACCCGGACTTTGAG AATGACGTGTCGGAGAAGGAGCAGCGCTGGGGCGCCAAGACGGTGGCCGGCTCAGGACACCAGGAGCACATCAA CATCCACCAGCTGCGGGAGACGGTGTCCACGGAGCACACCAGCCTGAagcagaaggagcaggacaCCGGGCCCAAGGCCTCGCACGGCTACGGAGGGAAGTTCGGCGTGCAGCAGGACCGCATGGACAAG TCCGCTGTGGGTCACGACTACCAGAGCAAGTTGTCCACACACTGCTCCCAGACGGACACGTCCAAGGGCTTCGGGGGGAAGTTCGGAGTTCTAGACGACCGCGTGGACAAg TCGGCGGTCGGGTTCGAGTACGCCGGGAAGACGGAGAAACACGCCTCTCAGAAAG ACTACTCCACCGGGTTCGGAGGCCGATACGGCGTGCAGTCAGACCGCGTGGACCAGAGCGCCATGGGCTTCGACTACCAGGGGAAAACAGAGAAGCACGAGTCCCAGAAAG ACTACACGAAGGGCTTTGGAGGAAAGTTTGGCATCGAGACCGACAAGGTGGACAAGAGCGCCATGGGCTTCGAGTACCAGGGCAAAACGGAGAAGCACGAGTCACAGAAAG ATTACGTGAAGGGCTTTGGGGGAAAGTTCGGTGTCCAGACGGACCGACAGGACAAGTCGGCTCTGGGATGGGACCatcaggagaagctgcagctccacgAGTCTCAGAAAG ATTACTCCAAAGGGTTCGGAGGGAAGTTCGGTGTCCAGAACGACCGCATGGACaag AGCGCCGGGACGTTTGAGGACGTGGAGAAGCCGACGTCATCTTATCAGAAAACCAAACCTGTGGAGGCCG TCGGCAGCGGCACAGGAAGCATCAAGGCTCGCTTCGAGAACATCGCcaagcagaaggaggaggaggacaggaagcGGACGGAGGAGGAGCGGGCGCGTCGACAGGCCAcggagaagcaggagcaggaggaggcgcGCCGTCAAGTCCGAGAGACGCCCAAAGCTCCGTCTCCTGCGCCTGCTGCGAGTCCCAGCCCCGCCCCCAGCCCCACCCCACCCGTCCAGCCCAGCCCCAGCCCCACCCCTAGCCCCACCCCGCCC aagaaggaggagcagctgtaccaggaggaggcgcaggaggaggagctgtacCTGACTGCTGACGACTCCAAGCCAGCAG AGACGCATCAGTACGAGTCCAGCGAGGACGTCGGGGTCACGGCCGTCGCTCTGTACGATTACCAAGCAG ccGGCGAGGACGAGATCTCCTTCGACCCGGACGACATCATCACCAACATCGAGATGATCGACGAGGGCTGGTGGAGGGGCGTGTGCAGAGGCTCCTACGGCCTGTTCCCGGCCAACTACGTGGAGGTTCGGCAATGA